The Helicobacter pylori genome includes a window with the following:
- a CDS encoding TolC family protein, producing the protein MKKTTLFVLSLLFNSSLNAVDGVSKTDLSSLSMVEDSAPLNHSNAQKLSLKNAWTRVLSSHEGLHAQEYAIKRASKMKLAAKLSFLPQIDLSAFYVYLSNPIKMDFASQKQPGVQKATNQIHQGLQNIQQNIPPQVLTPQIQAGIQGVMQGFGALSSTLESPLLFSKQNVVLGALSIIYPLYMGGARFTMVRIADLMQKDANEVYRLKKLSTFQELVSVYYGMVLNTEVAETLEEVEKGHYKHFQNALKMQKVGQIARVETLGAQVAYDKAHIASVKAKDVLEVSQLSFNSILSSKDDLAPSSKLEIHTEKNLPDLSFFVASTLNSYPALKTLENQIQISKENTKLQIAKFLPQVSFFGSYLMKQNNSVFEDMIPSWFVGVAGRMPILSPTGRIQKYQASKLAELQASSEQIQAKKNMELLVNKTYKETLSYLKEYKSLLSSVELAKENLKLQEQAFLQGLSTNAQVIDARNTLSSIIVEQKSVAYKYIVSLANLMALSDHIDLFYEFVY; encoded by the coding sequence ATGAAAAAAACAACCCTCTTTGTATTGAGCTTGTTATTCAATAGCTCTTTAAACGCTGTCGATGGAGTTTCTAAAACCGATCTTTCTTCTTTGAGCATGGTTGAAGACAGCGCGCCTTTGAACCATTCTAACGCTCAAAAACTCTCTTTAAAAAACGCATGGACTAGGGTATTGTCTAGCCATGAAGGCTTGCATGCACAAGAATACGCCATTAAGCGAGCGAGTAAAATGAAATTAGCGGCTAAGCTTTCTTTTTTGCCTCAAATTGATTTGAGTGCTTTTTACGTGTATCTCTCTAACCCTATTAAAATGGATTTTGCCAGCCAAAAACAACCGGGCGTGCAAAAAGCCACCAACCAGATCCATCAAGGCTTGCAAAACATTCAACAAAATATCCCCCCTCAAGTATTAACCCCTCAAATCCAGGCAGGCATACAAGGGGTGATGCAAGGTTTTGGGGCTTTGAGCAGTACTTTAGAATCCCCCTTATTGTTTTCTAAGCAAAATGTCGTGCTTGGGGCTTTGAGCATTATTTATCCTCTTTATATGGGCGGGGCAAGATTCACGATGGTGCGCATTGCGGATTTGATGCAAAAAGACGCTAATGAAGTGTATCGTTTGAAAAAGCTTTCCACTTTTCAAGAGCTTGTGAGCGTGTATTATGGCATGGTGTTAAACACAGAAGTGGCTGAAACTTTAGAAGAAGTGGAAAAAGGCCATTATAAGCATTTCCAAAACGCTTTGAAAATGCAAAAAGTAGGGCAAATCGCTAGGGTAGAAACCTTAGGCGCTCAAGTGGCTTATGATAAGGCCCATATCGCTAGCGTTAAGGCTAAAGATGTGTTAGAAGTTTCGCAGCTCTCGTTCAATTCTATTTTGTCTAGCAAAGACGATCTAGCACCTTCAAGCAAATTAGAGATCCACACAGAGAAAAATCTGCCCGATTTGAGCTTTTTTGTTGCTTCCACGCTCAATTCTTACCCGGCTTTAAAGACTTTAGAAAATCAGATTCAAATTTCTAAAGAAAACACAAAACTGCAGATCGCTAAATTCTTGCCCCAAGTGAGTTTTTTTGGCTCTTACCTCATGAAACAAAACAATTCGGTGTTTGAAGACATGATCCCTAGTTGGTTTGTGGGTGTGGCCGGACGCATGCCCATACTCTCCCCCACAGGGCGTATCCAAAAATACCAAGCGAGCAAATTAGCGGAGTTGCAAGCTAGTAGCGAACAAATCCAGGCTAAAAAAAACATGGAATTGTTAGTGAATAAGACTTATAAAGAGACGCTTTCTTATTTGAAAGAATACAAAAGTTTGCTTTCTAGCGTGGAATTAGCCAAGGAAAATCTAAAACTCCAAGAGCAGGCTTTTTTACAAGGCTTAAGCACGAACGCTCAAGTCATTGATGCGAGAAACACGCTTTCTTCTATCATCGTGGAGCAAAAAAGCGTGGCTTATAAATACATTGTTTCATTAGCGAATTTAATGGCGTTAAGCGATCATATTGATTTATTTTATGAATTTGTTTATTAA
- a CDS encoding NifU family protein, which translates to MIEFSDEDLQKPVRIVIEKIRPYLLKDGGNIEVLGVKSMKIYVALEGACKTCSSSKITLKNVIERQLKMDIHPNLEVVCLENAKEFDKL; encoded by the coding sequence ATGATAGAATTTAGCGATGAAGATTTACAAAAACCGGTGCGTATTGTGATAGAAAAAATCCGCCCTTACTTGCTCAAAGATGGCGGTAATATTGAAGTGCTAGGGGTGAAGAGCATGAAAATTTATGTGGCTTTAGAGGGAGCGTGCAAGACTTGCTCTAGCAGTAAAATCACTTTAAAAAATGTCATTGAAAGGCAGCTTAAAATGGATATCCACCCCAATTTAGAAGTGGTGTGCTTAGAAAACGCCAAGGAGTTTGATAAGCTTTAA
- a CDS encoding histidine kinase: MQKFDYEFKKRALIKEGFLAFKQAHYAEALRLFSEVLFLDKDNQKAKVGALLSDIAKDFPKEAHSFYELYQSLIAMQKRSLKNQAEEQIINLIASFDEGLNQMTEKIDAQISQKGEELNGILYADFKRLSMERGFKEAFEDLMFSSRVIFDNKEDFYEFLKELNHYGYYELAINYIENMHEDSFIYDKFLRSLLEDALKSNKA, translated from the coding sequence ATGCAAAAGTTTGATTATGAATTTAAAAAGCGCGCGTTGATTAAAGAGGGGTTTTTAGCGTTCAAGCAAGCCCATTACGCTGAAGCGTTACGCCTTTTTTCTGAAGTGTTGTTTTTGGATAAAGACAACCAAAAAGCCAAAGTGGGGGCGTTATTAAGCGACATCGCTAAGGATTTCCCTAAAGAAGCCCATAGCTTTTATGAATTGTATCAAAGCTTGATCGCTATGCAAAAACGAAGCTTAAAAAACCAAGCTGAAGAGCAAATCATCAATTTGATCGCTTCTTTTGATGAGGGATTGAACCAAATGACTGAAAAGATTGATGCGCAAATTTCTCAAAAAGGCGAGGAGTTGAACGGCATTTTGTATGCGGATTTCAAACGCTTGAGCATGGAGCGCGGCTTTAAGGAAGCGTTTGAAGATTTGATGTTCAGCTCTAGGGTGATTTTTGACAATAAAGAGGATTTTTATGAATTCTTGAAAGAATTGAACCACTATGGCTATTATGAATTAGCGATAAATTACATTGAAAACATGCATGAAGATTCTTTTATTTACGATAAATTTTTGCGTTCTCTTTTAGAAGACGCTCTCAAATCCAATAAGGCTTAA
- a CDS encoding UDP-N-acetylmuramoyl-L-alanyl-D-glutamate--2,6-diaminopimelate ligase: MKLKKTLTYRNRAYSFLSDNTHEVLENPKEILFVKTPLNEKYSPLIAEKNLAILDSNELKNYFDFKIKIVGITGTNGKTTTASLMYSLLLDLNKKTALLGTRGFFINDTQIKEKGLTTPTLLELYSDLEEAVRLGCEYFIMEVSSHAIVQKRIAGLDFALKILTNITSDHLDFHKSIENYRDAKNSFFKDEGLKAINRDETNALFNPINAHTYALDKKAHLNIQAFSLNPSISASLCYQQDLRDPNNKETALIHSPLLGRYNLYNILAGVLGVKLLTQLPLEAIVPLLENFYGVKGRLEVVHAKPLVIVDFAHTTDGMQQVFESFKNQKITALFGAGGDRDKTKRPKMGEVASYYAHKIILTSDNPRSENEEDIIKDILKGINNSSKVVIEKDRKKAILNALENLKDDEVLLILGKGDENTQIFKDKTIFFSDQEIVKSYYQHLKQG; the protein is encoded by the coding sequence ATGAAGCTTAAAAAAACCCTGACTTATCGCAACCGCGCCTATTCTTTTTTAAGCGATAACACGCATGAAGTTTTAGAAAACCCCAAAGAAATCCTTTTTGTCAAAACGCCTTTAAATGAAAAATACTCTCCTTTAATTGCAGAAAAAAACCTGGCTATTTTAGATTCTAACGAGCTTAAAAACTACTTTGATTTTAAGATTAAAATTGTAGGGATTACTGGCACTAATGGTAAAACGACCACAGCGAGCCTGATGTATTCCTTGCTCTTAGATTTGAATAAAAAGACCGCTCTTTTAGGCACAAGAGGGTTTTTTATCAACGACACACAAATCAAAGAAAAGGGCTTGACCACGCCCACTCTTTTAGAGCTTTATAGCGATTTAGAAGAAGCGGTGCGTTTGGGGTGTGAATACTTTATCATGGAAGTGAGCTCCCATGCGATTGTCCAAAAGCGCATTGCCGGGCTTGATTTTGCCCTTAAAATTCTCACTAATATCACAAGCGATCATTTAGATTTCCACAAAAGCATAGAAAATTACAGAGACGCCAAAAACAGCTTTTTTAAAGATGAGGGCTTGAAAGCGATTAACAGAGATGAAACAAACGCCCTTTTTAACCCCATTAACGCACACACTTACGCGCTGGATAAAAAAGCGCATTTAAACATTCAAGCCTTTTCGCTCAACCCCTCCATTAGTGCGTCTTTATGCTACCAACAAGATTTAAGAGATCCTAACAATAAAGAGACAGCTCTAATCCATTCCCCCCTTTTAGGGCGTTACAACCTTTATAATATCTTAGCGGGCGTTTTAGGGGTCAAACTGCTCACTCAATTACCGCTAGAAGCAATCGTGCCGTTATTAGAAAACTTTTATGGGGTTAAGGGGCGTTTGGAAGTGGTGCATGCCAAACCTTTAGTGATCGTGGATTTTGCCCACACCACAGACGGCATGCAACAAGTCTTTGAAAGCTTTAAAAACCAAAAAATCACCGCTCTTTTTGGAGCAGGGGGCGATAGGGATAAAACCAAGCGCCCTAAAATGGGAGAGGTAGCGAGTTATTACGCTCATAAAATCATCTTAACTTCAGACAACCCCAGAAGCGAGAATGAAGAAGACATTATTAAAGATATTTTAAAGGGCATCAATAATTCTTCTAAAGTGGTTATAGAAAAAGACCGAAAGAAAGCCATTTTAAACGCTTTAGAAAATTTAAAAGACGATGAGGTGTTATTGATTTTAGGCAAGGGCGATGAAAACACTCAAATCTTTAAAGACAAAACGATTTTTTTTAGCGACCAAGAGATCGTTAAAAGCTATTACCAACATTTAAAACAAGGATAA
- the tal gene encoding transaldolase: MQEFSLWCDFIERDFLENDFLKLINKGVICGATSNPSLFCEAITKSVFYKDEIAKLKGKKAKEIYETLALKDILQASSALMPLYEKDPNNGYISLEIDPFLEDDAIKSIDEAKRLFKTLNRPNVMIKVPASESALEVISALAKASIPVNATLVFSPKIAGETAQILAKEAQKRAVISVFVSRFDKEIDHLVPKNLQAKSGIINATECYYQINQHANKLISTLFASTGVKSNSLAKDYYIKALCFKNSINTAPLEALNAYLLDPNTEYQTPLKITEIEAFKKELKAHNIDLENTAQKLLKEGLIAFKQSFEKLLSSF, encoded by the coding sequence ATGCAAGAATTCAGTTTGTGGTGCGATTTTATAGAAAGGGATTTTTTAGAAAACGACTTTTTAAAGCTCATTAATAAGGGGGTTATTTGCGGGGCGACGAGTAACCCTAGTTTGTTTTGTGAAGCGATCACCAAAAGCGTGTTTTATAAAGATGAAATCGCTAAACTCAAAGGCAAAAAAGCTAAAGAAATTTATGAAACTTTGGCGTTAAAGGATATTTTACAAGCCTCTAGCGCGTTGATGCCTTTATATGAAAAAGACCCTAACAATGGCTACATTAGCCTAGAAATTGACCCTTTTTTAGAAGATGATGCTATTAAAAGCATTGATGAAGCCAAGCGGTTATTCAAAACATTAAACCGCCCTAATGTGATGATTAAAGTCCCGGCGAGCGAAAGCGCTCTTGAAGTCATTAGCGCTTTAGCTAAAGCCTCTATTCCCGTTAATGCCACTTTAGTCTTTTCGCCTAAAATCGCCGGTGAAACCGCTCAAATCTTAGCCAAAGAAGCGCAAAAAAGAGCGGTCATTAGCGTGTTTGTCTCACGATTTGACAAAGAAATAGACCATTTAGTGCCAAAAAATTTGCAAGCTAAAAGCGGGATCATTAACGCTACCGAGTGCTATTACCAAATTAATCAGCATGCTAACAAGCTAATAAGCACCCTTTTTGCATCCACGGGCGTTAAATCCAATTCTTTAGCTAAAGATTATTACATTAAAGCGCTGTGTTTTAAAAACTCTATCAATACAGCCCCCCTAGAGGCTTTAAACGCTTATTTGCTTGACCCCAACACCGAGTATCAAACCCCTTTAAAGATTACAGAAATTGAAGCGTTTAAAAAAGAATTAAAAGCACACAACATTGATTTAGAAAACACCGCTCAAAAACTCCTTAAAGAAGGCTTGATAGCGTTCAAACAATCCTTTGAAAAGCTTTTAAGCAGTTTTTGA
- a CDS encoding ABC transporter permease has product MFRLISAWVLQDKFLFIVCFILPFCLGVLGTQIFKQEIPRQLPIVVVDLDKTTTSHQVAFELGATSALQIKHQVASLLEAKRFLNSAEAYGALVLPRDLEKKIKMGRKVDLPFYYNAEYVLVGKTLKNAFLQTALTLDAKTLATKALVRDSNLISAKAQAVPIVLQLHALYNEENNYTQYLLSVMLPCMWLILIAIGMLNFIQKASNMHELLISIVANVCVFSFWGMGMAFYFNFIGMQGNYAHLLLVFLAVVLMALIMSGFVVLVYGVSKSVIETAGAIGVYTAPSFAFAGVTYPQNNMEIFGSFWSHCLPISHFMKFFLQEAYYKTDFTESLHSLMPLVFFLIFLALGLLIFYFSFKKGKASA; this is encoded by the coding sequence TTGTTCAGATTGATAAGCGCATGGGTTTTGCAAGACAAGTTCTTGTTTATCGTGTGTTTTATATTGCCTTTTTGTTTAGGGGTTTTAGGCACGCAAATCTTTAAACAAGAAATCCCAAGACAGCTCCCTATTGTGGTGGTGGATTTGGATAAAACCACGACAAGCCATCAGGTAGCGTTTGAATTAGGCGCAACGAGCGCGCTTCAAATCAAACACCAAGTGGCTAGCCTTTTAGAAGCCAAACGCTTTTTAAATTCCGCTGAAGCGTATGGGGCGTTAGTTTTGCCTAGAGATTTAGAGAAAAAAATCAAAATGGGGCGGAAAGTGGATTTGCCCTTTTATTATAATGCGGAATATGTTTTAGTGGGGAAAACGCTCAAAAACGCTTTTTTGCAAACCGCTTTGACTTTAGACGCTAAAACTTTAGCCACCAAAGCTTTAGTGCGCGATTCCAATTTGATTTCTGCTAAAGCCCAAGCGGTGCCTATTGTTTTGCAATTGCATGCGCTATACAATGAAGAAAACAATTACACGCAATACCTTTTAAGCGTGATGCTGCCTTGCATGTGGCTTATTCTTATTGCGATTGGCATGCTCAATTTCATTCAAAAAGCCTCTAACATGCACGAGCTTTTAATCAGTATTGTAGCGAATGTGTGTGTGTTTAGCTTTTGGGGGATGGGCATGGCGTTTTATTTTAATTTCATTGGCATGCAGGGGAATTATGCACATTTGTTGTTGGTCTTTTTGGCTGTAGTTTTAATGGCGCTCATTATGAGCGGGTTTGTGGTGCTAGTTTATGGCGTTTCAAAAAGCGTTATTGAAACTGCGGGCGCGATTGGGGTCTATACCGCTCCAAGCTTTGCGTTTGCTGGGGTTACTTACCCGCAAAACAACATGGAAATTTTTGGGAGTTTTTGGAGTCATTGCTTGCCTATTAGCCATTTTATGAAGTTCTTTTTGCAAGAGGCCTATTATAAGACGGATTTTACAGAGTCTTTACATTCTCTGATGCCGCTTGTGTTCTTTTTAATCTTTCTGGCTTTAGGGCTTTTGATTTTTTATTTTTCCTTTAAAAAAGGCAAGGCTAGTGCATGA
- a CDS encoding hemolysin family protein translates to MGRNQGAYLDPSESILMLMVAFLLVLLNAFFVLSEFALVKVRKTRLEELVKIGNSNAKLALKMSQKLDTYLSATQLGITLSSLALGWVGEPAIAKLLAALFESMNLRENPIFIHSMSVVIAFLSITFLHVVLGEIVPKSLAIAKSEKAALFAARPLHVFWVVFYPVVRLFDVIAHFFLKKVGINPKEHDGTHSEEELKIIVGESLREGIIDSVEGEIIKNAVDFSDTSAKEIMTPRKDMVCLDEENSYEENIDIVLKSRFTRYPYCKGSKDNIIGMVHIRDLLSRSIFTPKMHDFKQIVRKMIIVPESASISQILIKMKKEQIHTALVIDEYGGTAGLLTMEDIIEEIMGEISDEYDLKQEGVNKLEEGVFELEGMLDLESVEEVLHIEFDKECEQVTLGGYVFSLLERMPMEGDTIISHGYLFEVLSVDGARIKRLKASKKDQGESKA, encoded by the coding sequence ATGGGGAGGAATCAAGGAGCTTATTTGGATCCGTCTGAATCAATTTTGATGTTGATGGTTGCTTTTTTATTGGTGCTGTTGAACGCTTTTTTCGTACTTTCAGAGTTTGCTCTTGTGAAAGTGCGTAAAACCCGCTTAGAAGAGCTGGTTAAAATCGGTAATTCCAACGCTAAACTCGCTTTAAAGATGAGTCAAAAACTAGACACTTATTTGAGTGCCACGCAGTTAGGCATCACCCTTTCTTCATTAGCTTTAGGCTGGGTGGGTGAGCCCGCTATCGCAAAATTGTTAGCCGCGCTGTTTGAGTCTATGAATTTGAGAGAAAATCCTATTTTTATCCATTCAATGAGCGTGGTTATAGCGTTTTTAAGCATCACTTTTTTGCATGTTGTGTTAGGCGAGATCGTGCCTAAATCTTTAGCGATCGCTAAATCTGAAAAAGCCGCTCTTTTTGCCGCGCGCCCTTTGCATGTGTTTTGGGTCGTGTTTTACCCAGTGGTGCGCTTGTTTGATGTGATCGCTCATTTCTTTTTAAAAAAAGTGGGCATCAATCCTAAAGAGCATGATGGCACGCATTCTGAAGAAGAGTTAAAAATCATTGTGGGCGAGAGTTTGAGAGAGGGCATTATTGATTCGGTGGAGGGCGAAATCATTAAAAATGCGGTGGATTTTTCTGACACGAGCGCTAAAGAAATCATGACCCCACGAAAAGACATGGTGTGTTTGGACGAAGAAAACAGCTATGAAGAAAATATAGACATTGTTTTGAAAAGCCGCTTCACGCGCTACCCTTATTGTAAGGGTTCTAAGGATAACATTATCGGTATGGTGCATATTAGAGACTTGCTTTCTCGCTCTATTTTCACCCCTAAAATGCATGATTTCAAGCAAATCGTTAGGAAAATGATCATCGTCCCCGAAAGCGCTTCCATTTCTCAAATCCTTATTAAAATGAAAAAAGAGCAAATCCATACCGCTTTGGTGATTGATGAATACGGCGGCACAGCCGGGTTGCTCACTATGGAAGACATTATTGAAGAGATCATGGGTGAGATTAGCGATGAATACGACTTGAAACAAGAGGGCGTGAACAAGCTCGAAGAGGGCGTGTTTGAATTAGAGGGCATGCTAGATTTAGAGAGCGTAGAAGAAGTGCTTCACATTGAATTTGATAAAGAATGCGAGCAGGTAACGCTTGGGGGCTATGTTTTTAGCTTGTTAGAACGCATGCCTATGGAGGGGGATACCATCATTTCGCATGGGTATTTGTTTGAGGTCTTGAGCGTGGATGGGGCTAGGATAAAACGCTTAAAAGCGAGTAAAAAAGATCAGGGAGAAAGCAAAGCATGA
- a CDS encoding inorganic phosphate transporter, translating into MEIKNIKEFEKASKKLQKDTLKIALALLFLIGAALLALIFGQANSKGLLLIFAAVIGGYMAMNIGANDVSNNVGPAVGSKAISMGGAILIAGICEMLGAIIAGGEVVSTIKGRIVSPESINDAHVFINVMLASLLSGALWLHVATLIGAPVSTSHSVVGGIMGAGMAAAGMSAVNWHFLSGIVASWVVSPLMGALIAMFFLMLIKKTIAYKEDKKSAALKVVPYLVALMSLTFSWYLIIKVLKRLYALNFEIQLACGCILALLIFILFKRFVLKKAPQLENSHESINELFNVPLIFAAALLSFAHGANDVANAIGPLAAISQTLEDASSPMGNTLSSVPLWIMVVGAAGIALGLSLYGPKLIKTVGSEITELDKMQAFCIALSAVITVLLASQLGLPVSSTHIVVGAVFGVGFLRERLREQSRRRFARIRDNIVAAHFGEDLEEIEGFLERFDKANLKEKSLMLESLKKSKNTAIALELKKKEKKSLKKVYKEEVIKRSILKKIVTAWLVTVPVSVLLGALLFVALGFIEKYF; encoded by the coding sequence ATGGAAATCAAAAACATCAAGGAGTTTGAAAAAGCTTCTAAAAAACTCCAAAAAGACACTTTAAAGATCGCTCTCGCTCTTTTGTTTCTCATTGGTGCTGCTTTGCTCGCTCTTATTTTTGGGCAGGCTAATTCTAAGGGATTGTTACTCATCTTTGCGGCGGTGATTGGGGGGTATATGGCGATGAATATTGGCGCGAATGATGTGTCTAATAATGTCGGTCCTGCCGTGGGCTCTAAAGCCATTAGCATGGGTGGGGCGATTTTGATTGCTGGGATTTGTGAAATGCTTGGAGCGATCATTGCTGGGGGGGAAGTGGTTTCTACGATTAAGGGCCGTATCGTTTCGCCTGAATCTATTAATGATGCGCATGTTTTCATTAATGTCATGTTGGCTAGCCTTTTGAGTGGGGCGTTGTGGTTGCATGTAGCGACTTTAATTGGCGCTCCCGTTTCCACTTCACACTCTGTGGTGGGGGGGATTATGGGGGCTGGAATGGCGGCAGCTGGAATGTCTGCTGTCAATTGGCATTTTTTATCAGGTATTGTGGCCAGTTGGGTGGTTTCGCCTTTAATGGGGGCTTTGATAGCCATGTTTTTTTTAATGCTCATTAAAAAGACTATCGCTTATAAAGAAGATAAAAAGAGCGCGGCTTTAAAGGTCGTGCCTTACTTGGTAGCGTTGATGAGCTTAACGTTTAGTTGGTATTTGATTATTAAGGTTTTAAAACGCCTCTATGCGCTGAATTTTGAAATCCAACTGGCTTGCGGCTGTATCCTTGCGCTTTTAATCTTTATCCTTTTTAAAAGATTTGTGTTAAAAAAAGCCCCGCAATTAGAAAACAGCCATGAAAGCATTAATGAGCTTTTTAATGTCCCTTTGATTTTTGCCGCCGCGCTTTTAAGCTTTGCGCATGGGGCTAATGATGTGGCTAACGCTATAGGCCCACTAGCGGCAATCAGTCAAACTTTAGAAGATGCGAGCAGTCCTATGGGGAATACTTTAAGCTCTGTGCCGTTGTGGATTATGGTAGTAGGGGCAGCTGGGATCGCTTTAGGTTTGAGTTTGTATGGGCCAAAGCTCATTAAAACGGTGGGGTCTGAAATCACAGAATTAGACAAAATGCAAGCCTTTTGCATCGCGCTTTCTGCAGTCATTACCGTGCTTTTAGCCTCTCAATTAGGCTTGCCCGTAAGCTCTACGCATATTGTGGTGGGCGCGGTGTTTGGGGTGGGCTTTTTAAGGGAGCGCTTAAGGGAGCAATCAAGAAGGCGTTTTGCTAGAATCAGAGATAACATTGTAGCAGCGCACTTTGGGGAAGATTTAGAAGAAATTGAAGGCTTTTTAGAGCGCTTTGATAAAGCCAACTTGAAAGAAAAATCGCTCATGCTAGAGAGCTTGAAAAAAAGCAAGAACACCGCCATCGCTTTGGAATTGAAAAAGAAAGAAAAAAAGTCGCTCAAAAAAGTGTATAAAGAAGAGGTGATCAAACGCTCCATTTTAAAAAAGATTGTTACCGCTTGGTTGGTAACCGTGCCGGTTTCTGTGCTTTTGGGGGCGCTTCTTTTTGTGGCTCTTGGTTTTATAGAAAAGTATTTCTAG
- a CDS encoding HlyD family secretion protein, with protein MSNSMLDKNKAILTGGGALLLGLIVLFYLAYRPKAEVLQGFLEAREYSVSSKVPGRIEKVFVKKGDHIKKGDLVFSISSPELEAKLAQAEAGHKAAKALSDEVKRGSRDETINSARDIWQAAKSQATLAKETYKRVQDLYDNGVASLQKRDEAYAAYESTKYNESAAYQKYKMALGGASSESKIAAKAKESAALGQVNEVESYLKDVKATAPIDGEVSNVLLSGGELSPKGFPVVLMIDLKDSWLKISVPEKYLNEFKVGKEFEGYIPALKKSAKFRVKYLSVMGDFATWKATNNSNTYDMKSYEVEAIPLEKLENFRVGMSVLVTIKP; from the coding sequence ATGTCAAATAGCATGTTGGATAAAAATAAAGCGATTCTTACAGGGGGTGGGGCTTTATTATTGGGGCTAATCGTGCTTTTTTATTTAGCCTATCGCCCTAAGGCTGAAGTGCTGCAAGGGTTTTTGGAGGCCAGAGAATACAGCGTGAGCTCCAAAGTCCCTGGCCGCATTGAAAAGGTGTTTGTCAAAAAAGGCGATCACATTAAAAAGGGCGATTTGGTTTTTAGCATTTCTAGCCCTGAATTAGAAGCCAAGCTCGCTCAAGCTGAAGCCGGGCATAAAGCCGCTAAAGCGCTTAGCGATGAAGTCAAAAGAGGCTCAAGAGATGAAACGATCAATTCTGCAAGAGACATTTGGCAAGCGGCAAAATCTCAAGCGACTTTAGCCAAAGAGACTTATAAGCGCGTTCAAGATTTGTATGATAACGGCGTGGCGAGTTTGCAAAAGCGCGATGAAGCCTATGCGGCTTATGAAAGCACTAAATACAACGAGAGCGCGGCTTACCAAAAGTATAAAATGGCTTTAGGGGGGGCGAGCTCTGAAAGCAAGATTGCCGCTAAGGCTAAAGAGAGCGCGGCTTTAGGGCAAGTGAATGAAGTGGAGTCTTATTTAAAAGACGTCAAAGCGACAGCCCCAATTGATGGGGAAGTGAGTAATGTGCTTTTAAGCGGTGGCGAGCTTAGCCCTAAGGGCTTTCCTGTGGTTTTAATGATAGATTTAAAGGATAGTTGGTTAAAAATCAGCGTGCCTGAAAAGTATTTGAACGAGTTTAAGGTGGGCAAGGAATTTGAAGGTTATATCCCGGCGTTGAAAAAAAGCGCGAAATTCAGGGTCAAATATTTGAGCGTGATGGGGGATTTTGCGACCTGGAAAGCGACGAATAATTCCAACACTTACGACATGAAAAGCTATGAAGTGGAGGCCATACCCTTAGAAAAGCTGGAAAATTTTAGGGTAGGGATGAGCGTGTTAGTTACCATTAAACCTTAG